Proteins encoded together in one Sander lucioperca isolate FBNREF2018 chromosome 17, SLUC_FBN_1.2, whole genome shotgun sequence window:
- the LOC116053153 gene encoding myelin-oligodendrocyte glycoprotein-like isoform X5, whose protein sequence is MDVEKLSCSIFLSPIILRSTLVVLVLHFGFTAVEGESHVVGPFQPIVAAPGDDVILPCHVEPPENVVGLTVEWSRPDRQPDPRDRLSRVEYVHLYRDTREVPDMKISSYVGRTELFTEGLRHGNISLKITNVTLADKGKFRCFIPKLNGQIQSSVVQLVVGETKIFYNRDASATQKSPNS, encoded by the exons ATGGACGTGGAGAAGCTGAGTTGCAGCATTTTTCTCTCGCCTATAATCTTACGCTCCACTCTCGTTGTCCTAGTGCTGCACTTTGGCTTCACAGCTGTTGAAG GTGAATCTCACGTGGTTGGTCCATTTCAGCCAATCGTGGCTGCTCCTGGTGATGACGTCATCCTGCCGTGTCACGTGGAGCCTCCGGAAAACGTGGTGGGACTGACGGTGGAGTGGTCGAGGCCCGACCGTCAGCCGGACCCCAGAGATCGGCTGAGCCGGGTCGAATATGTGCATCTTTACCGGGACACCCGCGAAGTCCCGGACATGAAGATCTCATCGTACGTCGGTCGGACAGAACTGTTCACAGAAGGCCTGAGACATGGCAACATATCGCTCAAGATCACAAACGTGACGCTTGCAGACAAAGGGAAATTCAGATGTTTCATCCCAAAGTTAAATGGCCAAATACAGTCTTCAGTTGTTCAGCTTGTCGTTGGTGA AACGAAAATCTTCTACAACAGAGACGCCTCTGCAACCCAGAAGTCACCAAACTCCTGA
- the LOC116053153 gene encoding myelin-oligodendrocyte glycoprotein-like isoform X1 has translation MDVEELGFSVSPSPIILRFTLVVLLLLVGFTAVEGDSRVVGPLQPIVAAPGDDVILPCHVEPPETVVGMTVEWSRPDRQPDPRDRLSRVEYVHLYRDTREVPDMKISSYVGRTELFTEGLRHGNISLKITNVTLADKGRFRCFIPKLNGQIQSSVVQLVVERKSATTETPLQPRSHRTPDPTNEADGKGGLSSQNILTVVVCVVLMILVVVVGVIVYLPQKCQKQKLILVPTV, from the exons ATGGACGTGGAGGAGCTCGGTTTCAGCGTTTCTCCATCGCCTATAATCTTACGCTTCACTCTCGTCGTCCTGTTGCTGCTTGTCGGCTTCACAGCTGTTGAAG GTGACTCTCGCGTGGTTGGTCCACTTCAGCCAATCGTGGCTGCTCCTGGTGATGATGTCATCCTGCCGTGTCACGTGGAGCCTCCGGAAACCGTGGTGGGAATGACGGTGGAGTGGTCGAGACCCGACCGTCAGCCGGACCCCAGAGATCGGCTGAGCCGGGTCGAATACGTGCATCTTTACCGGGACACCCGCGAGGTCCCGGACATGAAGATCTCATCGTACGTCGGTCGGACAGAACTGTTCACAGAAGGCCTGAGACACGGCAACATATCGCTCAAGATCACGAACGTGACGCTTGCAGACAAAGGGAGATTCAGATGTTTCATCCCAAAGTTAAACGGCCAAATACAGTCTTCAGTTGTTCagcttgttgttg AACGAAAATCTGCTACAACAGAGACGCCTCTGCAACCCAGAAGTCACCGAACTCCTGATCCGACAAACGAAGCGGATGGTAAAG GTGGTTTGTCCAGTCAGAACATACTGACTGTGGTTGTCTGCGTTGTCCTGATGAtcctggttgttgttgttggagtCATAGTTTATTTACCACAGAAgtgtcaaaaacaaaaa CTTATATTGGTACCGACTGTCTAA
- the LOC116053153 gene encoding myelin-oligodendrocyte glycoprotein-like isoform X4, with translation MDVEELGFSVSPSPIILRFTLVVLLLLVGFTAVEGESHVVGPFQPIVAAPGDDVILPCHVEPPENVVGLTVEWSRPDRQPDPRDRLSRVEYVHLYRDTREVPDMKISSYVGRTELFTEGLRHGNISLKITNVTLADKGKFRCFIPKLNGQIQSSVVQLVVERKSSTTETPLQPRSHQTPDPREEADGKGGLSSQNILTVVVCVVLIILVVVGVIVYLQK, from the exons ATGGACGTGGAGGAGCTCGGTTTCAGCGTTTCTCCATCGCCTATAATCTTACGCTTCACTCTCGTCGTCCTGTTGCTGCTTGTCGGCTTCACAGCTGTTGAAG GTGAATCTCACGTGGTTGGTCCATTTCAGCCAATCGTGGCTGCTCCTGGTGATGACGTCATCCTGCCGTGTCACGTGGAGCCTCCGGAAAACGTGGTGGGACTGACGGTGGAGTGGTCGAGGCCCGACCGTCAGCCGGACCCCAGAGATCGGCTGAGCCGGGTCGAATATGTGCATCTTTACCGGGACACCCGCGAAGTCCCGGACATGAAGATCTCATCGTACGTCGGTCGGACAGAACTGTTCACAGAAGGCCTGAGACATGGCAACATATCGCTCAAGATCACAAACGTGACGCTTGCAGACAAAGGGAAATTCAGATGTTTCATCCCAAAGTTAAATGGCCAAATACAGTCTTCAGTTGTTCAGCTTGTCGTTG AACGAAAATCTTCTACAACAGAGACGCCTCTGCAACCCAGAAGTCACCAAACTCCTGATCCGAGGGAAGAGGCGGATGGTAAAG GTGGTTTGTCCAGTCAGAACATACTGACTGTGGTTGTCTGCGTTGTGCTGATCATCCTGGTTGTTGTTGGAGTCATAGTTTATTTACAAAAGTAA
- the LOC116053153 gene encoding myelin-oligodendrocyte glycoprotein-like isoform X3: MDVEKLSCSIFLSPIILRSTLVVLVLHFGFTAVEGESHVVGPFQPIVAAPGDDVILPCHVEPPENVVGLTVEWSRPDRQPDPRDRLSRVEYVHLYRDTREVPDMKISSYVGRTELFTEGLRHGNISLKITNVTLADKGKFRCFIPKLNGQIQSSVVQLVVERKSSTTETPLQPRSHQTPDPREEADGKGGLSSQNILTVVVCVVLIILVVVGVIVYLQK; this comes from the exons ATGGACGTGGAGAAGCTGAGTTGCAGCATTTTTCTCTCGCCTATAATCTTACGCTCCACTCTCGTTGTCCTAGTGCTGCACTTTGGCTTCACAGCTGTTGAAG GTGAATCTCACGTGGTTGGTCCATTTCAGCCAATCGTGGCTGCTCCTGGTGATGACGTCATCCTGCCGTGTCACGTGGAGCCTCCGGAAAACGTGGTGGGACTGACGGTGGAGTGGTCGAGGCCCGACCGTCAGCCGGACCCCAGAGATCGGCTGAGCCGGGTCGAATATGTGCATCTTTACCGGGACACCCGCGAAGTCCCGGACATGAAGATCTCATCGTACGTCGGTCGGACAGAACTGTTCACAGAAGGCCTGAGACATGGCAACATATCGCTCAAGATCACAAACGTGACGCTTGCAGACAAAGGGAAATTCAGATGTTTCATCCCAAAGTTAAATGGCCAAATACAGTCTTCAGTTGTTCAGCTTGTCGTTG AACGAAAATCTTCTACAACAGAGACGCCTCTGCAACCCAGAAGTCACCAAACTCCTGATCCGAGGGAAGAGGCGGATGGTAAAG GTGGTTTGTCCAGTCAGAACATACTGACTGTGGTTGTCTGCGTTGTGCTGATCATCCTGGTTGTTGTTGGAGTCATAGTTTATTTACAAAAGTAA
- the tmem185 gene encoding transmembrane protein 185-like, translating to MNLRGLFQDFNPSKFLIYSCLLLFSVLLSLRLDGVIQWSYWAVFTPIWLWKLLVIIGASVGTGVWAHNPQYRAEGETCVEFKAMLIAVGLHVLLLMFEVLVCDRVARGNYFWLLVFMPLFFVSPVSVAACVWGFRHDRSLELEVLCSVNILQFIFIALRLDRIINWPWLVVCVPLWILMSFLCLVVLYYIIWSVLFLRSIDIIAEQRRTHITMAISWMAIVVPLLTFEILLVHKLDGHNSLSYVCVFVPLWLSLLTLMATTFGQKGGNHWWFGIRKDFCHFLLELLPFLREYGNVSYDLQRSEDPEAAEDLPIPEPPPKIAPMFHKKTGVVITQSPGKYFVPPPKLCIDMPD from the exons ATGAATTTAAGAGGACTCTTTCAGGACTTCAACCCCAG TAAGTTCCTGATCTACTCCTGTCTGCTGCTCTTCTCCGTGTTGCTCTCCTTGAGGCTGgatggagtcatccagtggagcTACTGGGCTGTGTTCACCCCGATATGGCTGTGGAAGCTGTTGGTCATCATTGGGGCCTCCGTGGGCACTGGAGTCTGGGCACACAACCCCCAGTACAG GGCTGAAGGGGAGACATGTGTGGAGTTCAAGGCCATGCTGATCGCAGTGGGGCTCCACGTCCTGCTGCTGATGTTCGAGGTGTTAGTGTGCGACCGCGTGGCCAGGGGAAATTACTTCTGGCTTCTCGTCTTCATGCCTCTCTTCTTCGTGTCGCCCGTCTCTGTAGCAGCCTGCGTCTGGGGGTTCAGACACGACCGCTCACTCGAG CTGGAGGTGTTGTGTTCAGTTAACATTCTTCAGTTCATCTTCATCGCCCTGAGGCTCGACAGGATCATCAACTGGCCTTGGCTG GTGGTGTGTGTCCCACTGTGGATCCTGATGTCCTTCCTGTGCCTTGTTGTCCTCTACTACATCATCTGGTCTGTCCTCTTCCTGCGCTCCATTGACATCATCGCCGAGCAACGGCGGACTCACATCACCATGGCAATCAGCTGGATGGCCATCGTCGTGCCCCTCCTCACCTTTGAG ATCCTTCTGGTGCACAAGCTGGATGGCCACAACAGTCTGAGctacgtgtgtgtgttcgtCCCTCTCTGGCTCTCCCTGCTCACACTCATGGCCACCACGTTTGGCCAGAAGGGAGGAAACCACT GGTGGTTTGGCATCCGTAAGGACTTCTGCCACTTCCTGTTGGAGCTCCTCCCCTTCCTGCGCGAGTACGGTAACGTGTCCTACGACCTCCAACGCAGCGAGGACCCCGAGGCGGCCGAAGATCTGCCCATCCCCGAACCGCCACCAAAGATTGCCCCGATGTTCCACAAGAAGACCGGCGTGGTGATCACACAGAGCCCCGGGAAATACTTTGTCCCGCCGCCCAAACTCTGCATCGACATGCCTGACTAA